Proteins found in one Enterococcus sp. 9D6_DIV0238 genomic segment:
- the gap gene encoding type I glyceraldehyde-3-phosphate dehydrogenase, with the protein MTVKVGINGFGRIGRLAFRRIKEVSDDIEVVAINDLTSPTMLAQLLQFDSTHGTYPGKVTATDDSIVVDGQETKVYAEADASKLKWVEENGVDIVLECTGFYTSEAKAQAHLDAGVKRVVISAPAGDMKTIVYNVNDDTLTPDDKIISAGSCTTNCLAPMAFFLNNEFGIEVGTMTTVHAYTSTQMLLDGPVKGGNLRAARSAADNTIPHSTGAAKAIGLVIPELNGKLQGHAQRVPVVDGSLTELVSILKTKVTADQVNEAIKKHTVDNPSFGYDDREIVSGDVIGTTEGSIFDPTQTEVTSAGEFQLVKTVAWYDNEYGFTCQMIRLLEKFANL; encoded by the coding sequence ATGACAGTAAAAGTAGGTATTAATGGATTTGGACGTATTGGACGCCTTGCGTTCCGTCGAATCAAAGAGGTTTCTGATGATATTGAAGTGGTGGCGATCAATGATTTGACCAGTCCGACTATGTTGGCTCAGTTATTGCAGTTCGACTCTACTCATGGTACTTATCCTGGAAAAGTAACTGCAACTGACGATTCAATTGTAGTTGACGGGCAAGAAACAAAAGTCTATGCAGAAGCTGATGCCAGCAAATTGAAATGGGTCGAAGAAAATGGTGTCGACATCGTTTTAGAATGTACTGGTTTTTATACTTCTGAAGCGAAAGCACAAGCTCACTTAGATGCTGGTGTAAAACGAGTTGTGATCTCTGCTCCTGCTGGAGACATGAAAACGATCGTATACAACGTAAACGATGATACATTGACTCCTGATGACAAAATTATTTCAGCTGGTTCATGTACAACAAACTGTTTAGCACCGATGGCCTTTTTCTTAAACAATGAGTTTGGTATTGAAGTCGGCACAATGACTACGGTCCATGCGTATACTTCTACTCAAATGCTTTTAGACGGTCCAGTCAAAGGTGGAAACTTGCGTGCCGCTCGTTCTGCAGCTGATAATACGATCCCTCACTCTACTGGAGCAGCTAAAGCAATTGGTTTAGTTATTCCGGAATTGAATGGAAAATTACAAGGCCATGCGCAACGTGTTCCTGTTGTTGACGGTTCATTAACTGAATTAGTATCGATTCTAAAAACAAAAGTAACTGCAGACCAAGTCAATGAAGCAATCAAAAAACATACAGTTGATAATCCTTCATTCGGCTATGACGACCGCGAAATCGTTTCAGGTGATGTCATTGGTACTACAGAAGGATCGATCTTCGACCCAACTCAAACAGAAGTCACTTCTGCTGGTGAATTCCAATTAGTTAAAACCGTTGCTTGGTATGACAATGAATATGGCTTTACTTGCCAAATGATCCGCTTACTGGAAAAATTTGCTAATTTATAA
- a CDS encoding MFS transporter has protein sequence MVGNKWLKFLLLYLGGVVVSLSQLKLVPIQNELSQELGVSLSMISWLMAIFTVSGIFLAIPGGALVAHFGAKKLLVGLMSCLAIGNLWGYFSKSYFTLLLSRVIEGISFSMIIMVGIVLINFWFKKGNSGIATGLWGTFSALGSMLAMNVFKPLTQLYGLRFLWLLIAVCAVFLLFIYLFLFDEPAVYEKESQKEEKTTIKKTIKNKSICLLALAQGGMAFILFAFINLYPLIYTQLYGLSETVANRYTGYFGLFGIPFGAVAGYLIDKTRKGKVVIVCSFFLLFVSTLWMAFLSSEVTFIGQLFTLSAGASLASSCVMILAPKVVKQEQSIGSSISFINLFYYIGIFIGTPIVTEISEKNQSWTIAIYALSGIGIFSLLAIIAFVKLNREKVLA, from the coding sequence ATGGTGGGAAACAAATGGTTGAAATTTTTGTTGCTTTATTTAGGTGGAGTGGTCGTTTCATTGAGCCAATTGAAGTTGGTTCCTATTCAGAATGAATTAAGTCAGGAGCTTGGCGTTAGTCTATCGATGATTTCATGGTTGATGGCGATCTTTACGGTTTCTGGTATCTTTTTAGCAATTCCAGGAGGCGCTTTAGTGGCGCACTTTGGAGCGAAAAAGCTATTAGTTGGGTTGATGAGTTGTTTAGCTATAGGGAACCTTTGGGGATATTTTTCCAAGAGCTATTTCACATTATTACTCTCCAGAGTCATTGAGGGAATTTCGTTTTCGATGATCATTATGGTAGGCATCGTATTGATCAATTTTTGGTTTAAGAAAGGAAATAGCGGCATTGCAACTGGCCTTTGGGGAACATTTTCAGCATTAGGTTCGATGTTGGCTATGAATGTATTTAAACCATTGACTCAATTGTACGGTCTTCGTTTCTTGTGGTTGCTTATCGCAGTATGTGCCGTTTTCTTATTGTTTATTTATCTGTTTCTATTCGACGAACCCGCAGTATATGAAAAGGAAAGTCAAAAAGAAGAGAAGACAACTATTAAAAAGACGATCAAAAATAAATCGATCTGTCTTTTGGCTTTAGCACAAGGCGGGATGGCTTTCATTTTGTTTGCTTTTATCAATCTTTATCCATTGATTTATACACAGCTATATGGATTATCAGAAACAGTGGCAAATCGGTATACAGGTTACTTTGGTCTATTCGGTATTCCTTTTGGTGCTGTAGCCGGCTACTTGATCGATAAAACAAGAAAAGGCAAAGTCGTGATTGTTTGTTCATTTTTCTTATTATTTGTTTCAACATTGTGGATGGCATTTTTATCCAGTGAAGTGACATTTATTGGACAATTGTTTACTCTATCTGCCGGAGCAAGTCTAGCATCATCCTGTGTGATGATCTTAGCACCAAAAGTGGTCAAGCAAGAGCAATCGATTGGTTCAAGCATCTCGTTTATCAACTTATTTTATTATATAGGTATTTTTATAGGCACACCCATAGTTACAGAAATCAGTGAAAAAAATCAATCGTGGACGATCGCGATTTATGCGCTGAGCGGTATTGGAATTTTCTCTTTGCTGGCGATCATAGCCTTTGTCAAATTGAATCGAGAAAAAGTTTTAGCCTGA
- a CDS encoding carbohydrate-binding domain-containing protein, with protein sequence MKRKKLSSTLVILILMTLAGCDRQASNTDEKTTTDTSQQAAKTVAQATQTSENTYGSYDDEDFEESYDEAKATNITLKNSGTEIDGSGASEKDGSIVITAGGTYVFSGDYNGQVRISAKDEVVHLVLNNANITNDSSSAIYVEQAQKVITTLVDDSHNSLSDGANYTFSSSDVTEPDAVFFSKDDLTINGSGTLNVTGNYSNGIRSKDDLVITNGTINVTAKNNALKGKDSVSIADGTFSLKTSEGDGIQANNATDAEKGWIAIDGGKINIQSGNDGIQAETNLSISTGDITIQTADGYDDSAIDTTKSYKGLKAAGNIIVDSGTFDLNTADDSIHANAAVTINNGTFSITSGDDGIHADTDLLINNGKIKVSQSYEGLEGATVTIKDGDISVKASDDGINAAGGSANENEQEGPFGTDSFGGPDGAGDSTKFIEISGGTVFVDAQGDGVDSNGDIRMTEGTLIVNGPLDNGNAALDYDGSFTIDGGTFIASGSSGMAMSASDSSSQASLSIYFDETKAAGTLINVKDETGKTIVSVAPAKDFSHIAISSPNLKVGETVTLSIDGEDSGTMINGVYQDGNYSNGTQLASISIDDVLTSVDQSGNEVSGNQMGGGQPPM encoded by the coding sequence ATGAAACGAAAAAAACTAAGTTCAACTTTGGTAATCTTGATTTTGATGACACTTGCTGGTTGCGATCGTCAGGCGTCGAATACAGATGAAAAAACAACTACCGATACATCACAACAAGCAGCAAAGACCGTTGCACAAGCTACACAAACATCTGAAAATACATATGGCTCATATGACGATGAAGATTTTGAAGAAAGCTATGATGAAGCTAAAGCTACAAACATCACTTTAAAGAACTCTGGAACTGAGATCGATGGCTCCGGCGCTTCTGAAAAAGACGGGTCGATCGTGATAACTGCTGGTGGAACGTATGTTTTTTCCGGTGATTACAATGGTCAGGTGAGGATCAGTGCAAAAGATGAAGTCGTTCATTTAGTATTAAATAATGCGAACATCACAAACGATTCTTCTTCTGCGATCTACGTTGAGCAGGCGCAAAAAGTAATCACGACTTTAGTAGATGATTCACACAACAGCTTATCTGATGGAGCCAATTATACTTTTTCTTCTTCAGATGTGACTGAGCCGGATGCTGTATTTTTCAGCAAAGATGATTTGACAATAAACGGTTCAGGGACACTGAATGTGACAGGAAATTATAGCAACGGTATTCGTAGTAAAGATGATTTGGTTATCACGAACGGGACGATCAATGTCACAGCCAAAAATAATGCGCTGAAAGGCAAAGACTCTGTATCGATCGCAGACGGCACATTTAGTTTAAAGACGTCAGAAGGAGATGGTATCCAGGCAAACAACGCAACAGATGCTGAGAAAGGGTGGATCGCTATCGATGGCGGAAAAATCAATATTCAATCCGGAAATGATGGGATCCAGGCTGAAACAAATCTATCGATCTCTACTGGGGATATAACGATTCAAACAGCTGACGGCTATGACGATTCAGCTATCGATACAACCAAAAGCTACAAAGGATTGAAAGCTGCAGGGAACATTATAGTTGATTCTGGAACATTTGACCTAAATACCGCAGATGATTCGATCCACGCCAATGCAGCAGTTACCATCAACAATGGGACGTTTTCAATAACAAGTGGTGATGACGGGATTCATGCTGATACTGATTTATTGATCAATAATGGGAAAATCAAAGTCAGTCAATCATATGAAGGACTGGAAGGAGCAACGGTGACAATCAAAGACGGGGATATTTCTGTCAAAGCTTCAGATGATGGAATCAATGCAGCTGGTGGCAGCGCAAACGAAAATGAACAAGAAGGTCCTTTCGGTACGGATTCATTCGGAGGACCAGATGGAGCTGGAGATAGTACAAAATTCATAGAGATTTCTGGTGGCACGGTTTTTGTTGATGCACAGGGTGATGGAGTCGACAGTAATGGCGATATACGAATGACCGAGGGGACATTGATCGTAAATGGACCATTGGATAATGGGAATGCAGCATTAGACTATGATGGTTCCTTTACCATTGATGGCGGCACATTTATCGCGAGCGGAAGTTCAGGTATGGCAATGAGTGCGAGCGACTCCTCTTCTCAAGCTAGCCTTAGTATTTATTTTGACGAAACAAAAGCTGCAGGTACACTGATCAATGTGAAGGATGAAACAGGGAAAACCATTGTTTCAGTTGCACCAGCAAAAGATTTTTCTCACATTGCGATTAGTTCACCAAATTTAAAAGTCGGTGAGACAGTCACTCTTTCTATAGATGGGGAAGACTCCGGGACTATGATAAACGGGGTGTATCAAGATGGAAACTATTCAAACGGAACCCAGCTAGCTTCTATTTCGATCGACGACGTATTAACCTCAGTGGATCAGTCCGGGAATGAAGTCAGTGGGAATCAGATGGGCGGAGGACAACCGCCGATGTAA
- the obgE gene encoding GTPase ObgE, translating into MSMFLDQVTIDVKAGKGGDGMVAFRREKYVPDGGPAGGDGGRGGDVILIVEEGLRTLMDFRFNRHFKAQPGENGMSKGMNGRGSEDTFVKVPPGTTVRDADTGVLIGDLIENGQTLTVAKGGRGGRGNIRFASAKNPAPEIAENGEPGQERRIELELKVLADVGLVGFPSVGKSTLLSVISSARPKIGAYHFTTLVPNLGMVSTTDGRSFAAADLPGLIEGASQGVGLGTQFLRHIERTRVILHVIDMSGMEGRDPYEDYLAINKELASHNLRLMERPQIIVANKMDMPEAEENLKKFKEQIEKERTDEYADHLPIFPISGISRKGIEPLLNATADLLEVTPEFLLYEEEIVEDTVHYGFQSEGPQFSIDRDSDATWILSGESLEKLFQMTNFEHDESVMRFARQLRGMGVDEALRARGAKDGDIVRIAEFEFEFVE; encoded by the coding sequence ATGTCCATGTTTTTAGATCAGGTAACGATCGACGTCAAAGCCGGTAAAGGCGGCGATGGAATGGTAGCTTTTCGTAGAGAAAAATATGTACCGGACGGAGGTCCAGCAGGCGGTGACGGAGGTCGCGGCGGTGATGTGATTTTAATCGTTGAAGAAGGCTTGCGTACATTGATGGATTTTCGTTTTAACCGTCATTTTAAAGCACAGCCGGGCGAAAATGGTATGAGTAAAGGAATGAACGGGCGCGGCTCGGAAGATACGTTTGTCAAGGTTCCGCCGGGTACAACCGTACGCGACGCAGATACGGGCGTTTTGATCGGTGATTTAATCGAAAATGGTCAAACTTTGACTGTAGCTAAAGGCGGACGCGGCGGACGTGGGAATATTCGTTTTGCCTCTGCGAAAAATCCAGCACCGGAAATTGCTGAAAACGGTGAACCAGGCCAAGAAAGACGAATCGAATTAGAGTTGAAAGTTTTAGCTGATGTCGGACTCGTTGGTTTTCCTTCTGTTGGGAAGTCTACGTTACTTTCAGTCATTTCATCTGCACGTCCTAAAATCGGTGCCTATCACTTTACGACGCTTGTACCAAATCTTGGAATGGTTTCAACAACAGATGGGCGCAGTTTTGCTGCTGCTGATTTACCTGGATTGATTGAAGGCGCGTCGCAAGGTGTCGGCTTGGGTACACAGTTTTTACGCCACATTGAACGAACACGAGTGATTCTTCATGTGATCGATATGAGTGGGATGGAAGGCCGTGATCCGTACGAAGATTATCTGGCAATCAATAAAGAGCTTGCCTCTCATAATTTGCGCTTAATGGAGCGTCCGCAAATCATTGTCGCTAACAAGATGGATATGCCGGAAGCTGAAGAAAACTTAAAAAAATTCAAGGAACAGATTGAGAAAGAACGGACAGATGAATATGCTGATCATTTACCGATTTTCCCTATCTCTGGTATTTCCCGCAAAGGGATCGAGCCTTTGCTGAATGCAACAGCGGATCTACTTGAAGTTACTCCAGAATTTCTTTTATATGAAGAGGAAATCGTCGAAGATACTGTTCATTATGGGTTCCAATCCGAAGGTCCGCAATTTAGCATTGACCGTGACTCTGATGCCACTTGGATCTTGTCAGGTGAATCATTGGAGAAATTATTCCAAATGACGAACTTTGAACATGACGAAAGCGTGATGCGTTTTGCTCGTCAGTTACGCGGAATGGGCGTTGATGAAGCTCTCCGAGCACGTGGAGCAAAAGATGGAGATATCGTGAGAATAGCTGAATTTGAATTTGAGTTTGTTGAATAA
- a CDS encoding Lrp/AsnC family transcriptional regulator, translating to MDRTDYKLLQILHENSRISIVELSRQVNLSRPSVKERIDKLVEKGIIKSFTIQTSLNQYNETITFFSELSQVTLPLEKIIPMLKQLPQVNEVHIVSGEVNYLVKATVQNTTEMKELLAKWMRFAKVKSSIVLETPIENHYHFEVDN from the coding sequence ATGGATAGAACTGATTATAAGCTATTACAGATCCTGCATGAAAACTCACGTATTTCAATCGTTGAGCTCTCTCGTCAGGTTAATTTAAGTCGTCCCAGCGTAAAAGAACGAATCGATAAATTGGTCGAAAAAGGGATCATCAAAAGCTTTACGATCCAAACATCTTTAAATCAGTACAACGAAACAATCACCTTCTTTTCCGAACTAAGCCAAGTCACCTTGCCCCTTGAAAAGATAATTCCCATGCTAAAACAGCTGCCGCAAGTCAACGAAGTCCATATCGTCAGTGGAGAAGTGAATTATCTTGTAAAAGCTACCGTTCAAAATACCACTGAGATGAAGGAGCTGCTTGCAAAATGGATGAGATTTGCTAAAGTCAAGAGTTCAATTGTCTTAGAAACTCCTATTGAAAATCACTATCATTTTGAAGTAGACAATTAA
- a CDS encoding 3-deoxy-7-phosphoheptulonate synthase, giving the protein MSFKALSKTIDFDQVKSLSTLTKEQAEKKALRDHELKEIIEGKSQKILLLIGPCSAHDEEAVMEYVTRLAKLQERVQDKVFMVPRVYTNKPRTNGDGYKGLLHQQNPEGESNLIKGIAAVRSLHNRVISETGLTTADEMLYPENLEFVQDLVSYIAVGARSVEDQQHRFVASGIDQPTGMKNPTSGNLNVLFNSLYAAQQKQEFIFNGLEVESSSNPLAHVVLRGGLNEYGKNIPNYHYEDLLKVVELYKSGGYKNPFIVIDTNHDNSGKQYKEQIRIVKETLINRSWNNDMKEWVRGFMIESFLESGRQEANGKVFGQSITDPCLGWDETERLVEYIAENA; this is encoded by the coding sequence ATGAGTTTTAAAGCATTAAGCAAGACAATCGATTTTGATCAAGTAAAATCTTTGTCTACATTAACGAAAGAGCAAGCGGAGAAAAAAGCACTTCGGGATCATGAATTGAAGGAGATCATAGAAGGGAAAAGTCAAAAGATTTTATTATTGATCGGCCCATGTTCTGCTCATGATGAAGAAGCTGTGATGGAATATGTTACTCGTTTAGCAAAATTGCAAGAAAGGGTACAGGATAAAGTTTTTATGGTTCCGCGTGTTTATACCAATAAACCAAGAACAAATGGCGACGGCTATAAAGGGCTGCTTCATCAACAAAATCCAGAAGGTGAAAGTAACCTGATCAAAGGTATCGCAGCTGTGCGCAGTCTCCATAATCGTGTAATCAGTGAGACAGGATTGACAACAGCAGATGAGATGCTTTATCCAGAAAATTTAGAATTTGTACAGGATCTAGTCAGCTACATTGCAGTTGGTGCTCGTTCAGTAGAAGATCAGCAACATCGTTTTGTGGCAAGCGGAATCGACCAGCCTACAGGAATGAAAAACCCAACTAGCGGCAACTTAAATGTACTGTTCAACTCTTTATATGCAGCACAACAAAAACAAGAATTTATTTTTAATGGATTAGAAGTGGAATCTAGCTCAAACCCATTGGCTCATGTTGTTTTACGTGGAGGGTTAAATGAGTATGGAAAAAATATTCCTAATTATCATTATGAAGATCTATTGAAAGTAGTAGAATTATACAAATCAGGTGGGTATAAAAATCCATTTATTGTGATCGACACTAATCATGATAATTCTGGTAAGCAATACAAAGAACAGATCCGAATCGTCAAAGAAACATTGATCAATCGTTCTTGGAACAATGATATGAAAGAATGGGTTCGCGGCTTTATGATCGAAAGTTTCCTTGAAAGTGGACGGCAAGAAGCAAACGGCAAGGTGTTTGGTCAATCTATCACCGATCCATGTTTAGGCTGGGATGAAACGGAACGTTTAGTTGAATATATTGCTGAGAATGCGTAA
- a CDS encoding polyphosphate polymerase domain-containing protein has translation MVKLKNSFQRKEKKYALSYEMYHKLKEELQVYMQEDEYGLHTIISVYFDTQDYEMIRQSIAKPNYKEKFRIRSYGVPKEHSEVFLEIKKKVQGVVYKRRISLPYRSAKRYIQHPHSLKLSSAKEQQIKQEIDWLFARKRLQPKVMIAYDRRALFALDNHDFRVTFDFNIRFRQEYLTKEITDFGERVAPEIDVLMEVKALGAYPLWFSEILAAFGVYPCSFSKYAQAYQRYLYCREDFYHVV, from the coding sequence ATGGTTAAACTAAAAAATAGTTTTCAAAGAAAAGAAAAAAAATATGCGCTATCTTATGAAATGTATCATAAATTAAAAGAAGAACTACAGGTCTACATGCAAGAAGATGAATACGGACTACACACGATCATCTCTGTCTACTTCGATACTCAAGATTATGAAATGATCAGACAGTCGATCGCAAAGCCAAACTATAAAGAAAAATTTAGAATCAGAAGCTATGGTGTTCCCAAAGAGCACTCAGAAGTCTTCTTAGAGATCAAAAAGAAAGTTCAAGGAGTTGTTTATAAGCGTCGAATATCATTGCCTTATCGATCCGCAAAACGATACATTCAACACCCGCATTCACTTAAGTTAAGTTCAGCGAAAGAGCAGCAGATCAAACAAGAAATCGACTGGCTCTTTGCTCGAAAAAGATTACAGCCAAAAGTCATGATCGCCTATGACCGTCGAGCATTATTTGCTTTAGACAATCATGACTTCCGGGTCACTTTTGACTTTAATATCCGTTTTAGACAAGAATATTTAACTAAAGAAATAACTGATTTTGGCGAACGTGTGGCTCCAGAAATCGATGTTTTAATGGAAGTAAAAGCATTGGGTGCATATCCTTTATGGTTCTCTGAAATTTTAGCAGCATTCGGGGTCTATCCATGTTCATTTTCTAAATATGCCCAAGCGTATCAGCGTTATTTATATTGTAGGGAGGATTTTTATCATGTTGTCTAG
- the kynU gene encoding kynureninase has product MKNNFQADRAYAQWLDDNDPLKEIRGRFYVQEDEIYMDGNSLGLASKDAEEALLKMLETWKKEGIKLWDGLFHYAGKLGELSAPLINAYPDEIVITGSTTINIHQCISTLYKPTKDRYKILVDDLNFPTDRYAIDSQVRLRGYTPDEAVKVVKSSDGRLIDEEAVITAMTDDVAIILLPTVLYRSSQVLDMRKVTKAAHDRGILIGWDLCHAIGAIPMDFKEVQPDFAVWCTYKYLSAGPGSIAGLYMNRKHFKETPGLAGWWGNKDETQFELKHQFEHQQDASGWQIGSPSFLAMAPLEGTLNIFNEVGIEKIREKSLLITAYLMYLIDEKLERYGFNVGNPREDNRRGGHVCLEHQEAYRICKALKQAGIVPDFREPNVIRLAPIALYNTYQEVYTLVETLEKIAVEKTYEQFSNERTLVV; this is encoded by the coding sequence ATGAAAAATAATTTTCAAGCAGATCGTGCATATGCACAATGGTTGGATGATAATGACCCGTTAAAAGAAATTAGAGGTCGCTTTTATGTACAGGAAGATGAAATTTATATGGATGGGAATTCTTTGGGGCTAGCCTCCAAAGATGCAGAAGAGGCCTTGCTGAAAATGCTGGAAACTTGGAAAAAGGAAGGCATCAAACTATGGGACGGCTTATTTCATTATGCCGGAAAGTTAGGCGAACTATCAGCACCATTGATCAATGCATATCCAGATGAAATCGTGATCACTGGAAGTACAACGATAAATATTCATCAATGCATTAGTACATTATATAAACCAACAAAAGATCGTTATAAAATATTAGTAGATGATCTAAATTTTCCAACAGACCGATATGCCATCGACAGTCAAGTACGTCTGCGTGGATACACCCCTGATGAAGCTGTTAAAGTAGTCAAAAGTTCTGATGGTCGTTTGATCGATGAAGAAGCGGTCATCACTGCAATGACAGACGATGTTGCGATCATACTGCTGCCAACTGTGTTGTATAGAAGTTCTCAAGTACTAGATATGAGGAAAGTAACAAAAGCCGCACACGACAGAGGGATCTTGATTGGGTGGGATCTGTGCCATGCGATCGGTGCGATTCCAATGGATTTTAAGGAAGTACAACCGGATTTTGCAGTGTGGTGTACGTATAAATATCTCTCAGCAGGACCAGGATCGATTGCTGGTCTATACATGAATAGAAAACATTTTAAAGAAACTCCCGGATTAGCTGGCTGGTGGGGGAATAAAGATGAGACTCAATTTGAATTGAAGCATCAGTTCGAACACCAACAAGATGCCAGTGGTTGGCAAATCGGTTCACCAAGCTTTTTAGCTATGGCGCCTTTAGAAGGAACCTTAAACATTTTTAATGAAGTGGGAATAGAAAAGATTCGTGAAAAATCATTGTTGATCACAGCCTATTTAATGTATTTGATCGATGAAAAACTTGAACGTTATGGTTTTAATGTAGGAAATCCTCGTGAAGACAATCGACGTGGCGGTCATGTTTGCTTAGAACATCAAGAAGCATACCGAATCTGTAAGGCATTAAAGCAAGCAGGGATTGTTCCGGACTTTAGGGAACCAAATGTCATTCGGTTGGCACCAATAGCTTTGTATAATACTTATCAAGAAGTGTATACACTTGTGGAAACACTAGAGAAAATCGCCGTAGAAAAGACATATGAACAGTTTAGTAATGAACGGACATTAGTTGTTTAA
- a CDS encoding DUF4956 domain-containing protein, whose amino-acid sequence MLSSLLVESSVDLSFKQLLICIVTSVLLGLLVAWVHMYRNVYSKNFVITLAVLPVLVQLVIMLVNGNLGTGVAVLGAFSLIRFRSVAGGAREITSIFWSMGIGLATGMGFVGYIALFSVIIALFLLLLNTIHFGEKQTVAEREIKITIPEDLDYPGLFDDLFQKYTYSSSLDSVKTTNMGSLYELRYRINLKDSRKEKELMDAMRVRNGNLTIVFGKVSTNREEL is encoded by the coding sequence ATGTTGTCTAGTCTGTTAGTTGAAAGCTCAGTCGATCTATCCTTTAAACAATTGCTTATTTGTATCGTAACATCGGTTCTTTTAGGATTATTGGTAGCATGGGTCCACATGTATCGCAATGTTTACAGCAAAAACTTTGTGATCACATTGGCAGTCTTACCTGTTTTGGTACAGTTGGTCATCATGCTGGTCAATGGAAATTTAGGCACAGGCGTAGCAGTACTTGGTGCATTTAGTTTGATCAGATTTCGTTCGGTAGCTGGTGGTGCAAGAGAAATTACAAGTATTTTCTGGTCGATGGGGATCGGGTTAGCAACAGGTATGGGATTTGTTGGCTATATTGCACTATTTTCTGTGATCATTGCTCTATTCTTATTATTGTTGAATACTATCCATTTTGGTGAAAAACAAACAGTTGCGGAACGAGAAATCAAAATCACGATTCCAGAAGATTTAGATTATCCTGGTTTATTTGATGATTTGTTTCAAAAATACACTTATTCTTCCTCTTTGGATTCTGTTAAAACCACGAATATGGGTAGTTTATATGAATTACGCTACCGGATTAATTTGAAAGACAGCCGAAAAGAAAAAGAGTTGATGGACGCCATGCGTGTTAGAAATGGAAATCTAACGATCGTTTTTGGAAAAGTATCAACAAATAGAGAAGAATTGTAG
- the ald gene encoding alanine dehydrogenase: MRIGIPKEIKNNENRVAITPSGVVSLVDAGHDVVVERGAGLGSGFTDQEYKTVGAVIEADTSKVWQSEMVIKVKEPLPQEFQYFHDDLILFTYLHLAPEPELTNALISSNVTAVAYETMSLNHTLPLLTPMSEVAGRMSVQIGAQFLEKPKGGEGILLFGVPGVERGKVVIIGGGVAGTNAAKIAIGLGAKVTILDVNPNRLAELDDLFGNNVQTLISNAYHIENKVKEADVVIGAVLIPGAKAPKLVTEEIVKQMKPGAVIVDIAIDQGGIFETTDQITTHDHPTYIKHGVVHYAVANMPGAVPRTSTFALTNATIPYAVTIANKGIVQAAKENDTIATGINTYKNHLTIEVVAKDQNKEYTPVYELLI; encoded by the coding sequence ATGCGTATTGGAATTCCTAAAGAAATTAAGAATAATGAAAATAGAGTAGCCATCACACCTTCTGGAGTCGTTAGTTTAGTTGATGCTGGTCATGACGTCGTTGTTGAACGTGGAGCAGGTCTTGGTTCAGGTTTTACAGATCAGGAATACAAAACAGTTGGTGCAGTCATTGAAGCGGATACTAGTAAAGTTTGGCAATCAGAAATGGTGATCAAAGTCAAAGAACCGCTGCCGCAAGAATTTCAGTATTTTCATGATGATTTAATTTTGTTTACCTATCTGCATCTTGCACCTGAACCTGAATTAACGAATGCTTTGATTAGTAGTAATGTCACCGCTGTAGCCTATGAAACAATGAGCTTGAACCATACATTACCTCTATTGACTCCAATGAGTGAAGTTGCTGGTAGAATGTCTGTTCAAATCGGTGCACAATTTTTAGAAAAACCAAAAGGTGGAGAAGGAATCCTGCTTTTCGGCGTTCCTGGTGTTGAGCGAGGAAAAGTGGTCATTATCGGCGGAGGTGTTGCAGGGACGAATGCCGCAAAAATCGCTATTGGGTTGGGGGCTAAAGTTACTATATTGGATGTCAACCCGAATCGCTTGGCAGAATTAGATGATTTGTTCGGTAATAATGTGCAGACGCTGATTTCAAATGCTTATCATATCGAAAACAAAGTCAAAGAAGCGGATGTGGTCATTGGTGCAGTGTTGATACCAGGTGCTAAAGCACCGAAGCTTGTCACTGAAGAAATAGTCAAGCAAATGAAGCCTGGTGCAGTCATTGTTGATATCGCCATCGATCAAGGAGGAATCTTTGAAACAACGGACCAAATCACGACTCATGACCATCCGACTTATATCAAACACGGTGTTGTTCATTACGCTGTTGCTAATATGCCGGGTGCTGTACCGAGAACCTCTACTTTTGCATTAACAAACGCGACGATTCCTTATGCTGTAACAATTGCTAATAAAGGGATCGTTCAAGCAGCAAAAGAAAATGACACGATTGCCACAGGAATAAACACGTATAAAAATCATTTAACAATAGAGGTAGTCGCAAAAGATCAAAATAAAGAATATACACCAGTATATGAGCTCTTAATTTAA